A stretch of Acidimicrobiales bacterium DNA encodes these proteins:
- a CDS encoding DUF3662 and FHA domain-containing protein, with product MGLEKFEQRLERLVEGAFAKAFRGELQPVEVGRRLTREMDLHRTVSVRGLVAPNCFEVDLSKEDYARLGGLVKVLANELVDAAREHAKNESYAFMGPVEVTIEADEGLAKSTFSIDATFVEGEDTQAAWLVMADDRRIAIGEETLTIGRLPDCSIPINDPNASRRHAQVRLDGEVVYLLDLGSTNGTKVNGSPVRQHRLQDGDVIMIGTTAIRFESRPR from the coding sequence ATGGGACTCGAGAAGTTCGAGCAACGGCTCGAGCGTCTGGTCGAGGGGGCCTTCGCGAAGGCCTTTCGAGGAGAGCTGCAGCCGGTCGAGGTCGGCCGGCGGCTCACTCGGGAAATGGATCTTCACCGGACGGTGTCGGTGCGCGGCCTCGTTGCGCCCAACTGCTTCGAGGTCGACCTCTCGAAAGAGGACTACGCACGCCTGGGGGGGCTGGTGAAAGTGCTCGCCAACGAGCTCGTCGACGCGGCGCGCGAGCACGCGAAGAACGAGAGCTACGCCTTCATGGGGCCCGTCGAGGTGACCATCGAAGCCGACGAGGGGCTCGCGAAGAGCACCTTCTCGATCGATGCCACCTTCGTCGAGGGCGAGGACACCCAAGCGGCCTGGCTGGTGATGGCGGACGACCGGCGCATCGCCATCGGCGAGGAGACCCTCACCATCGGGCGCCTGCCAGACTGCTCCATCCCGATCAACGACCCGAACGCCTCACGACGTCACGCCCAGGTCCGGCTGGACGGCGAGGTGGTCTACCTCCTCGACCTCGGCTCGACCAACGGCACGAAGGTGAACGGCAGCCCCGTCCGCCAGCACCGACTCCAGGACGGCGACGTGATCATGATCGGAACCACCGCGATCCGCTTCGAGTCCCGGCCCCGTTAG
- the pknB gene encoding Stk1 family PASTA domain-containing Ser/Thr kinase, with product MTGTPPAAYNGRYELRSQVARGGTAQVYLARDLLLDRPVALKVLDPQLSTDHTFVERFRREAQAAANLSHPNIVPVFDWGEADHTYFIVMEYVDGEPLSAIIRSQAPLDAENSASIAIDIAKALSYAHRHGVVHRDVKPGNVLITSDGQVKVTDFGIARAIGADEQVTQTGLVMGTATYFSPEQAQGLGVDGRSDLYALGVVLYEMATGRPPFTGDTPVSIAYQHVREIPPTPRSLNANIPPALEAIILQAMAKVPGERYATADDLRADLERFLRHQPVLAKVPSEYTGSVVPLSQETALLSATTVSPATPRRPDRQKSTTPYWVAAAIVLLAALAATAVLGGRALGYFGAPHYLRVPDVEHLTLPVAESRLRAAGFVPHIAGRVPGTLANQNTVTVQSPTYPNTAKRNTTVNLTVAGAVPTAVVPTVTDEPFAKAKQALRKQGFRVTEKTVSPTNSSQANNLVIAQDKTGIQPKGSTITLSVVQTTTVAVPTLAGQTTTQAGVLLDQAKLTPGTTTQQYSSSVQQGSVISSSPAAGTQVAQGSAVNLVVSSGAGDTVPDVIGLSDSNAQAAIRNAGLLPVKGAPKGTTDSNLTGQVWYQRTNTNPPVAAGGQVAPNTEVFYRLYVLVGGSTTTTTSLPGNTGTSTTTTSTLPISGPG from the coding sequence ATGACCGGCACCCCTCCCGCGGCTTACAACGGCCGCTACGAGCTGAGGAGTCAGGTCGCCCGTGGTGGGACCGCGCAGGTCTACCTGGCGCGCGACCTCCTGCTCGACCGGCCGGTCGCGCTCAAGGTCCTCGACCCCCAGCTCTCCACCGACCACACCTTCGTCGAGCGCTTCCGCCGTGAAGCCCAGGCCGCCGCCAACCTCTCGCACCCGAACATCGTCCCCGTCTTCGACTGGGGCGAGGCGGACCACACCTACTTCATCGTCATGGAGTACGTCGATGGCGAGCCGCTCTCGGCGATCATCCGTTCGCAGGCGCCCCTCGACGCCGAGAACTCCGCCTCGATCGCGATCGACATCGCAAAGGCCCTCTCCTACGCCCACCGCCACGGGGTCGTCCACCGCGACGTGAAGCCCGGCAACGTGCTGATCACCTCCGACGGCCAGGTGAAGGTGACGGACTTCGGGATCGCGCGCGCGATCGGCGCCGACGAGCAGGTCACCCAGACCGGCCTCGTGATGGGGACCGCCACCTACTTCTCCCCCGAGCAGGCGCAGGGCCTCGGCGTGGACGGCCGCAGCGACCTCTACGCGCTCGGGGTGGTGCTCTACGAGATGGCGACCGGCCGGCCGCCCTTCACCGGCGACACGCCGGTGTCGATCGCCTACCAGCACGTGCGCGAGATCCCGCCGACGCCCCGCTCGCTGAACGCGAACATCCCGCCTGCCCTCGAGGCGATCATCCTGCAGGCGATGGCGAAAGTCCCCGGCGAGCGCTACGCGACCGCCGACGACCTGCGCGCCGACCTCGAACGCTTCCTCCGCCACCAGCCGGTGCTCGCCAAGGTGCCGAGCGAGTACACCGGCTCCGTCGTCCCCCTCTCCCAGGAGACGGCGCTGCTCAGCGCGACGACCGTCTCCCCGGCCACGCCGCGCCGCCCCGACCGGCAGAAGTCGACCACCCCGTACTGGGTCGCCGCCGCGATCGTGCTGCTCGCCGCGCTCGCCGCCACCGCCGTGCTCGGCGGCCGGGCCCTCGGCTACTTCGGCGCCCCGCACTACCTCCGCGTGCCCGACGTCGAGCACCTGACCCTCCCCGTCGCCGAGTCCAGGCTGCGCGCCGCCGGCTTCGTCCCGCACATCGCGGGCCGCGTGCCCGGGACGCTGGCCAACCAGAACACGGTCACGGTGCAGTCGCCGACCTACCCCAACACCGCCAAGCGCAACACCACCGTCAACCTCACCGTCGCCGGGGCGGTGCCGACCGCGGTCGTGCCGACCGTCACCGACGAGCCCTTCGCGAAGGCGAAGCAGGCGCTGCGCAAGCAGGGCTTCCGGGTGACCGAGAAGACCGTCTCGCCGACGAACTCCTCCCAGGCGAACAACCTCGTCATCGCCCAGGACAAGACCGGCATCCAGCCGAAGGGCTCGACGATCACCCTCTCGGTCGTGCAGACGACGACGGTGGCGGTGCCGACCCTCGCCGGCCAGACGACGACCCAGGCCGGTGTCCTCCTCGACCAGGCCAAGCTCACCCCCGGCACGACGACCCAGCAGTACTCGTCCTCGGTGCAGCAGGGCTCGGTGATCAGCTCGAGCCCCGCCGCCGGCACCCAGGTGGCCCAGGGCAGCGCGGTGAACCTCGTCGTCTCGAGCGGCGCCGGCGACACGGTCCCCGACGTCATCGGCCTCTCCGACAGCAACGCCCAGGCGGCGATCCGCAACGCCGGCCTCCTGCCGGTGAAGGGCGCCCCCAAGGGGACCACCGACTCGAACCTCACCGGCCAGGTCTGGTACCAGCGGACGAACACCAACCCGCCGGTCGCGGCCGGCGGGCAGGTTGCCCCCAACACCGAGGTCTTCTACCGCCTCTACGTGCTGGTCGGCGGCTCCACGACCACGACGACGTCGCTGCCGGGCAACACCGGAACCTCGACGACGACCACCTCGACCCTCCCCATCAGCGGGCCGGGCTGA
- a CDS encoding FHA domain-containing protein, with the protein MSHGLLDILKYFLLALLWLFFLYAARMVLVDVRRSRRSDAGARAAASGRRVERDLATHVRVLEPPERRGQTYELADELTIGRSAGCVIALEDDNFASLVHARIFNRSGEVWVEDLGSTNGTYVNNERLTAPARLRRSDRVKVGGTLLEVRR; encoded by the coding sequence ATGTCCCACGGTCTGCTCGACATCCTCAAGTACTTCCTGCTCGCCCTGTTGTGGCTGTTCTTCCTCTACGCGGCGCGCATGGTCCTCGTCGACGTCCGCCGCTCGCGGCGCAGCGACGCCGGCGCGCGCGCGGCCGCGAGCGGTCGCCGCGTCGAGCGCGACCTCGCGACCCACGTGCGCGTCCTCGAGCCACCCGAGCGCCGCGGCCAGACCTACGAGCTCGCCGACGAGCTGACGATCGGCCGCTCGGCGGGGTGTGTGATCGCGCTCGAGGACGACAACTTCGCCTCCCTCGTCCACGCGCGCATCTTCAACCGCAGCGGTGAGGTCTGGGTCGAGGACCTCGGCTCGACGAACGGCACCTACGTGAACAACGAGCGGCTGACGGCCCCCGCCCGCCTTCGGCGGAGCGACCGGGTGAAGGTCGGCGGGACGCTGTTGGAAGTTCGACGGTGA
- a CDS encoding Stp1/IreP family PP2C-type Ser/Thr phosphatase yields MTRLIAAAATDAGRVRTSNQDRSLVAAGVVAVADGMGGHAGGEIAASTAVEAFARAIEQDRSAEGLAAAAVVANREVFARAERDEALRGMGTTLTAAALVENGGQPRIALVNVGDSRAYLFEDGGLRQLTEDHSLVEEMVRRGELTPEAALTHPHRHILTRALGIDPGVEIDSWLLSPAPDSRLLLCSDGLTNECSEQEIAEVLAHERDPQAAADSLVAKALEHGGSDNITVVVADLKADGEPSADAAGEATVAAAAVAVPVPQGAEGIVGETTAVPTQPRLHSSATAPTERVRRAVPPRPSRAERPRPPKPTRDERRAARRSNEPIMTVRVAFFVLVLIAILGGIAGFVIWFNRATYYVGLSGDHVAIFEGRPGGFLWFHPTLVEDTPLMTSQVLPANLPILRQGVLESSYDGARTVVSNLTNEQGLLSLGATSTTTTSTVPVTTLAPTATTGAVTTTLAKSPTTTTTKAATTSTKAGH; encoded by the coding sequence ATGACGAGGCTGATCGCCGCAGCGGCAACCGATGCCGGACGCGTCCGCACCTCGAACCAGGACCGCTCACTCGTCGCCGCCGGGGTGGTCGCCGTCGCCGACGGCATGGGCGGCCACGCCGGTGGGGAGATCGCCGCCTCGACGGCGGTGGAGGCCTTCGCCCGCGCCATCGAGCAGGACCGCAGCGCCGAGGGGCTCGCCGCCGCGGCCGTCGTCGCCAACCGCGAGGTCTTTGCCCGCGCCGAGAGGGACGAGGCACTGCGAGGCATGGGGACGACGCTCACCGCCGCCGCACTCGTGGAGAACGGCGGTCAGCCGCGCATCGCGCTCGTGAACGTCGGCGACTCGCGCGCCTACCTCTTCGAGGACGGCGGCCTCCGCCAGCTCACCGAGGACCACAGCCTCGTCGAGGAGATGGTGCGCCGGGGCGAGCTCACCCCCGAGGCGGCGCTCACGCATCCGCACCGCCACATCCTCACCCGCGCCCTCGGAATCGATCCCGGCGTCGAGATCGACTCCTGGCTCCTCTCCCCCGCCCCCGACAGCCGGCTACTGCTCTGCAGCGACGGGCTCACCAACGAGTGCAGCGAGCAGGAGATCGCTGAGGTCCTCGCCCACGAGCGCGACCCGCAGGCAGCCGCCGACAGCCTGGTCGCGAAGGCACTCGAGCACGGCGGGAGCGACAACATCACCGTCGTCGTCGCCGACCTCAAAGCCGACGGGGAACCCAGCGCCGACGCGGCGGGCGAGGCCACCGTCGCCGCCGCGGCCGTCGCCGTGCCCGTCCCGCAGGGCGCGGAGGGGATCGTCGGCGAGACCACCGCCGTCCCCACCCAGCCGCGCCTGCACTCGTCCGCCACCGCGCCGACCGAGCGGGTCCGGCGGGCGGTCCCCCCCCGCCCGTCGCGCGCCGAGCGGCCCCGCCCCCCGAAGCCGACGCGCGACGAGCGCCGGGCGGCACGCCGTTCCAACGAGCCGATCATGACGGTGCGCGTCGCCTTCTTCGTCCTCGTCCTCATCGCGATCCTCGGCGGGATCGCCGGCTTCGTCATCTGGTTCAACCGGGCGACCTACTACGTGGGCCTCTCCGGCGACCACGTCGCGATCTTCGAGGGCCGCCCGGGGGGCTTCCTCTGGTTCCACCCGACGCTCGTCGAGGACACCCCGCTCATGACCTCCCAGGTGCTGCCGGCGAACCTTCCGATCCTCCGGCAGGGGGTCCTCGAGTCCTCCTACGACGGGGCGCGCACCGTCGTCTCCAACCTCACCAACGAGCAGGGCCTCTTGAGCCTCGGCGCGACGAGCACGACGACGACCTCAACCGTCCCGGTGACGACGCTCGCGCCGACCGCGACGACGGGCGCGGTGACGACGACGCTCGCCAAGAGCCCCACCACGACGACCACGAAGGCGGCCACCACGAGTACGAAGGCGGGGCACTGA
- a CDS encoding penicillin-binding transpeptidase domain-containing protein, translating to MDRRIRVLGLVFVLCFALLFLALNNLQVVQAPGLLATSTAQADQTPKNPFSEPRGDIVSADGVIVAESTPSNDSVGEQRSYPEARLFADVTGYYDAVDVAATGVEGFYDHELQQHDIQAHSLDQILTEQPGTDNVVLSVRDDLQKVAQQALGGRPGAIIAIDPRTGAILAMDGNPTFDPNQFSSHSAAEVKQAYNQDYTTYANNHNAQGAPLTNQVTAALYAPGSTMKVITTAAIYDRDPSLVNMVWPTESQTKLPQSNLLLHNFGNEVCGGDLIHILTVSCDTAYALAGVAIGASNLAAEAKAFGFGQTPPVDLALDGGTDAVPSVFPPLDQLESGGVSNALTGYSAIGQYNVAQSALGNVLVAAAIADGGTMMTPHVMAHVVDQTGRIVSSYQPHPWLQATSSQTASQVRTDMVSVAASGTARGLFPTADDIAAKTGTAETNGACSANWLIATGPAGPNDTPRVAVAAVIPSSGSNCGSESTGATVAGPAVATLMVAALAVTK from the coding sequence ATGGACCGTCGGATCCGGGTCCTCGGCCTCGTCTTCGTCCTCTGCTTCGCGCTCCTCTTCCTCGCGCTCAACAACCTGCAGGTGGTGCAGGCACCGGGCCTCCTCGCGACGAGCACCGCGCAGGCCGACCAGACCCCGAAGAACCCGTTCTCCGAGCCCCGCGGGGACATCGTCTCCGCGGACGGCGTGATCGTCGCCGAGTCCACCCCCTCGAACGACAGCGTCGGTGAGCAGCGCAGCTACCCCGAGGCTCGCCTCTTCGCCGACGTCACCGGCTACTACGACGCGGTGGACGTGGCCGCGACCGGCGTCGAGGGCTTCTACGACCACGAGCTGCAGCAGCACGACATCCAGGCGCACAGCCTCGATCAGATCCTCACCGAGCAGCCCGGCACGGACAACGTCGTCCTCAGCGTCCGCGACGACCTGCAGAAGGTCGCCCAGCAGGCGCTCGGCGGCCGCCCCGGCGCGATCATCGCCATCGACCCCCGCACGGGCGCCATCCTCGCGATGGACGGGAACCCGACCTTCGACCCGAACCAGTTCTCGAGCCACTCGGCCGCCGAGGTCAAGCAGGCGTACAACCAGGACTACACCACCTACGCCAACAACCACAACGCACAGGGGGCGCCGCTCACCAACCAGGTCACCGCGGCCCTCTACGCGCCGGGGTCGACGATGAAGGTGATCACCACCGCCGCGATCTACGACCGCGACCCCTCGCTCGTGAACATGGTTTGGCCGACCGAGTCCCAGACCAAGCTCCCGCAGTCGAACCTGCTCCTGCACAACTTCGGCAACGAGGTGTGCGGCGGCGACCTGATCCACATTCTCACCGTCTCCTGCGACACCGCCTACGCACTCGCCGGCGTCGCGATCGGGGCGAGCAACCTCGCCGCCGAGGCGAAGGCCTTCGGCTTCGGCCAGACCCCCCCGGTCGACCTCGCCCTCGACGGCGGCACCGACGCCGTCCCCTCGGTCTTCCCGCCCCTCGACCAGCTCGAGTCCGGCGGTGTCTCGAACGCCCTCACCGGCTACTCGGCGATCGGCCAGTACAACGTCGCGCAGAGCGCGCTCGGCAACGTGCTCGTCGCCGCGGCGATTGCCGACGGCGGCACGATGATGACGCCGCACGTGATGGCCCACGTCGTCGACCAGACGGGGCGCATCGTCTCCTCCTACCAGCCCCACCCCTGGCTGCAGGCCACCTCCTCACAAACCGCGAGCCAGGTGCGCACCGACATGGTGAGCGTCGCCGCGAGCGGCACCGCGAGGGGCCTCTTCCCGACGGCCGACGACATCGCGGCGAAGACCGGCACCGCCGAGACGAACGGCGCCTGCTCGGCGAACTGGCTCATCGCCACCGGTCCGGCGGGCCCGAACGACACCCCGCGCGTCGCCGTCGCCGCCGTCATCCCCTCGAGCGGCTCGAACTGCGGCAGCGAGTCGACGGGCGCGACCGTTGCCGGGCCCGCCGTCGCGACGTTGATGGTCGCTGCGCTCGCGGTGACCAAGTGA